In Sciurus carolinensis chromosome 13, mSciCar1.2, whole genome shotgun sequence, a genomic segment contains:
- the Aftph gene encoding aftiphilin isoform X3: MEPDIIRMYSSSPPPLDNGAEDDDDDEFGEFGGFSEVSPSGIGFVDFDTPDYTRPKEEFVSSNHFMPIHDFSENVDSLTSFKSIKNGNDKDITAELSTPVKGQSDVLLCTTSKEIISSKTLDTSTDDMEDPGDLNKVIEQRQNVETPESFSPGDFRTDMNIVHQNKQLENCNGEKPPCLEILTNGFAGLETVNPQGTDDLDNVADSKGRKPLSTHSTEYNLDFAPSPAEEFADFATFSKKERIQLEEIRCAVLNERDALTIQENNKVNRVNELNSVKEMSLLKSFDDKGDTDGEDQVCVSEISIATNRSFSVEKQGLAMLQQDDFLNSSNQSKVWSLVDSADNSEAIRREQCKTEEKLHLVTSKYADLCMDSIKTFDADEVGSSKEEGRKFTNSQNPNIGPTEENVLDDSISVKNGDSSNEFVTCNDTNEDDFGDFGTASGTTPPFITGTQDSMSDVTFEESSEHFPHSSEPGDDFGEFGDTNAVSCLEEVIFTDSYMKQTSDSLSEECQLARKSGGTGSEPVSKLKNGQDSEFGDFDSVPNIQDDCSAFQDSDDFADFSSAGPSQVVDWNAFGDEQKDGCSWAAFGDQQATEAYHRKEVWQSHRTDENVDTPGTPKMHSIPSATSKGAVASGHLQESATSIQTALLNRLERIFEACFPSIFVPDAEEDVISLKHLLETSTLPIKTREALAENGELLDVWTELQDIHDAHGLRYQWGGSHSNKKLLCSLGIDTRNILFTGNKKQPVIVPMYAAGLGMLEPTKEPLKPLSAAEKIASIGQTTTLTPEMNTCTSDQFQESLPPVQFDWSSSGLTNPLDELKGNSTA, encoded by the exons ATGGAGCCAGACATCATTCGAATGTACTCTTCATCCCCACCACCTCTAGACAATGGAgcagaggatgatgatgatgatgaatttGGGGAATTCGGTGGATTTTCAGAAGTCAGCCCTTCTGGCATAGGGTTTGTTGATTTTGATACACCGGATTATACTCGTCCCAAGGAAGAGTTTGTATCTTCAAACCATTTTATGCCAATTCATGATTTCTCAGAAAACGTAGATAGCCTTACAAGCTTTAAGTCCATTAAAAATGGTAATGATAAGGACATCACTGCTGAACTTTCTACTCCTGTGAAAGGTCAGTCTGATGTTTTACTTTGTACCACCagcaaagaaattatttcatctaaaacTTTAGATACTTCTACTGATGACATGGAAGATCCAGGAGATTTAAACAAAGTAATAGAGCAGAGACAGAATGTTGAAACACCTGAAAGTTTCTCTCCAGGAGATTTTAGAACTGATATGAACATTGTTCATCAAAACAAGCAGTTAGAGAACTGCAATGGTGAAAAGCCTCCTTGTCTGGAGATTCTAACAAATGGGTTTGCAGGGTTGGAAACTGTAAATCCTCAGGGAACAGATGATCTGGACAATGTAGCTGATTCAAAGGGACGAAAGCCTTTGAGCACTCATAGCACTGAGTATAATTTAGACTTTGCACCTAGTCCTGCTGAAGAATTTGCAGATTTTGCCACAttttccaaaaaggaaaggataCAACTAGAAGAAATAAGATGTGCAGTTTTAAATGAGAGAGATGCTCTAACCATTCAGGAAAACAACAAAGTTAACAGAGTCAATGAACTGAATTCTGTAAAAGAAATGTCTTTGCTTAAAAGTTTTGATGATAAAGGAGACACTGATGGCGAGGATCAGGTGTGTGTTTCAGAAATAAGCATAGCAACTAACAGAAGTTTCAGTGTTGAAAAACAAGGCCTTGCAATGCTACAAcaggatgattttttaaattcaagcaATCAGTCAAAGGTTTGGAGTTTGGTAGATTCAGCTGATAATTCAGAAGCCATTAGGAGAGAACAATGTAAAACTGAGGAAAAACTACATTTAGTTACTTCAAAATATGCTGACCTATGCATGGATTCTATTAAAACTTTTGATGCTGATGAAGTTGGTTCTTCCAAAGAAGAAGGTAGAAAGTTTACTAATTCCCAAAACCCAAACATTGGTCCTACAGAAGAGAATGTTTTGGATGATTCCATAAGTGTAAAAAATGGTGATAGTAGTAATGAATTTGTGACTTGCAATGATACCAATGAGGATGATTTTGGTGACTTTGGCACAGCCAGTGGCACCACTCCACCTTTCATCACTGGTACTCAAGATTCAATGAGTGATGTCACTTTTGAAGAGTCCTCAGAGCACTTTCCACATTCTAGTGAACCAGGTGATGACTTTGGAGAATTTGGGGATACAAATGCTGTTTCTTGCCTGGAGGAAGTGATATTTACTGATTCATACATGAAGCAGACTTCTGATAGTTTATCAGAGGAATGTCAGTTGGCAAGAAAGTCTGGTGGAACAGGCAGTGAACCtgtttcaaaactgaaaaatgggCAAGATAGTGAGTTTGGAGATTTTGATTCAGTGCCAAATATTCAAGATGACTGCAGTGCTTTTCAAGACTCTGATGACTTTGCGGACTTCAGTTCAGCTGGTCCTAGCCAAGTTGTAGATTGGAATGCTTTTGGGGATGAACAAAAAGATGGTTGTTCCTGGGCTGCTTTTGGAGATCAGCAGGCTACTGAAGCTTATCATCGAAAGGAAGTCTGGCAGTCACATAGGACAGATGAAAATGTTGATACTCCAGGAACCCCCAAGATGCACAGTATCCCTTCAGCAACTTCCAAAGGAGCAGTTGCTAGTGGCCATTTACAGGAATCAGCCACTTCCATTCAG ACAGCTTTACTAAACCGCCTGGAACGAATTTTCGAAGCATGTTTTCCTTCCATATTTGTCCCTGATGCTGAAGAGGATGTTATATCCCTGAAGCACTTGCTGGAAACAAGCACCTTGCCAATAAAAACGAGAGAGGCCTTAGCTGAAAATGG AGAACTGCTGGATGTGTGGACTGAACTACAGGATATCCATGATGCACATGGCTTGAGATATCAGTGGGGCGGCTCCCATAGCAACAAGAAACTTTTGTGCTCCTTGGGAATAGACACCCGAAACATT CTCTTCACGGGCAATAAGAAGCAGCCTGTTATAGTGCCCATGTATGCAGCAGGATTG